In Oryza sativa Japonica Group chromosome 3, ASM3414082v1, one DNA window encodes the following:
- the LOC4332267 gene encoding uncharacterized protein: MPSTGTNPDWNSSPSTSPGGDTDARTNSSPDAIAGTNTFTHRCPCQSAISDAASQACCSQLSSLPSDTAAVCLCEAIKVNALVNLKVKIPDILKVCGKLLNQQCCSQLSSLPSDTAAFCLCEAIKVKALVNLKVNVPNILKACGKVSAVTCVN; the protein is encoded by the exons ATGCCAAGCACCGGCACCAACCCCGACTGGAACTCCAGCCCCAGCACCAGCCCCGGTGGTGACACCGACGCCCGCACCAACTCCAGTCCCGACGCCATCGCCGGCACCAACACCTTCACCCACCGTTGCCCCTGTCAATCCGCCATCTCCGACGCCGCCTCCCAA GCGTGCTGCTCGCAGCTCTCCAGCCTCCCGAGCGACACCGCTGCTGTCTGCCTTTGCGAAGCCATCAAGGTTAATGCTCTCGTCAATCTGAAGGTCAAAATCCCCGACATCCTTAAAGTATGCGGGAAG CTCTTGAACCAGCAGTGCTGCTCGCAACTCTCCAGCCTCCCGAGCGACACCGCCGCTTTCTGCCTTTGCGAGGCCATCAAGGTGAAAGCCCTCGTCAATCTGAAGGTCAATGTCCCCAACATCCTAAAAGCATGCGGCAAGGTTTCCGCTGTAACTTGTGTTAATTAA
- the LOC9266204 gene encoding nuclear transcription factor Y subunit C-2 yields MDNQQLPYAGQPAAAGAGAPVPGVPGAGGPPAVPHHHLLQQQQAQLQAFWAYQRQEAERASASDFKNHQLPLARIKKIMKADEDVRMISAEAPVLFAKACELFILELTIRSWLHAEENKRRTLQRNDVAAAIARTDVFDFLVDIVPREEAKEEPGSALGFAAGGPAGAVGAAGPAAGLPYYYPPMGQPAPMMPAWHVPAWDPAWQQGAAPDVDQGAAGSFSEEGQQGFAGHGGAAASFPPAPPSSE; encoded by the coding sequence ATGGACAACCAGCAGCTACCCTACGCCGGTCAGCCGGCGGCCGCAGGCGCCGGAGCCCCGGTGCCGGGCGTGCCTGGCGCGGGCGGGCCGCCGGCGGTGCCGCACCACCACCtgctccagcagcagcaggcgcaGCTGCAGGCGTTCTGGGCGTACCAGCGGCAGGAGGCGGAGCGCGCGTCGGCGTCGGACTTCAAGAACCACCAGCTGCCGCTGGCGCGGATCAAGAAGATCATGAAGGCGGACGAGGACGTGCGCATGATCTCGGCGGAGGCGCCCGTGCTGTTCGCCAAGGCGTGCGAGCTCTTCATCCTGGAGCTCACCATCCGCTCGTGGCTGCACGCCGAGGAGAACAAGCGCCGCACCCTGCAGCGcaacgacgtcgccgccgccatcgcgcgCACCGACGTGTTCGACTTCCTCGTCGACATCGTGCCGCGGGAGGAGGCCAAGGAGGAGCCCGGCAGCGCGCTCGGGTTCGCGGCGGGAGGgcccgccggcgccgttggagcggcCGGCCCCGCCGCGGGGCTGCCGTACTACTACCCGCCGATGGGGCAGCCGGCGCCGATGATGCCGGCGTGGCATGTTCCGGCGTGGGACCCGGCGTGGCAGCAAGGAGCAGCGCCGGATGTGGACCAGGGCGCCGCCGGCAGCTTCAGCGAGGAAGGGCAGCAAGGTTTTGCAGGCCATGGCGGTGCGGCAGCTAGCTTCCCTCCTGCACCTCCAAGCTCCGAATAG
- the LOC4332270 gene encoding V-type proton ATPase subunit a3, with translation MARGGGGGCCPPMDLMRSEAMQLVQVIIPTESAHLTVSYLGELGLLQLKDLNADKSPFQRTYAAQIKRCGEMARKLRFFKEQMSKAGISTSAQLTEISLDFDDLEIKLGELEAELAEVNANNEKLKRTYNELLEYSTVLQKAGEFFYSAQRSAAAQQREMEANQSGESSLESPLLEQDTLTDASKQVKLGSLSGLVPKEKAMAFERILFRATRGNIFLRQESVDEPVTDPVSGEKVAKNAFVIFYSGDRAKAKILKICDAFNANRYPFPEDVARQLHAVQEVSAKISELKATIDMGLAHRDNILKNIASEFENWNRLANKEKIIYHTLNMLSVDVTKKCLVGEGWSPVFATTQIQDALQRATLDSKSQVGSIFQVLNTTESPPTYFQTNKFTSAFQEIVDAYGIAKYQEANPGVFTIVTFPFLFAVMFGDWGHGICILVSTLYLIIREKKFASQKLGDIMEMMFGGRYVIIMMALFSIYTGLIYNEFFSVPFELFGKSAYACRDPSCGDAATEGLLKVRRTYPFGVDPVWHGSRSELPFLNSLKMKMSILLGVAQMNLGIVISYFNAKFFRNSVNVWYQFIPQLIFLNSLFGYLSMLIIIKWSTGAKADLYHTMIYMFLSPTDELGENQLFPGQKTVQLVLLLLALVSVPWMLIPKPFFLKMEHERRHQGQQYAMLQSTDDSVVAEMGHHNGSNHHEEFEFSEVFVHQLIHTIEFVLGAVSNTASYLRLWALSLAHSELSSVFYDKVLLLAFGYNNILIRIAGITIFICATVGVLLVMETLSAFLHALRLHWVEFQNKFYEGDGYKFAPFSFALISEEED, from the exons atggcgcgcggcgggggcggcgggtgCTGCCCGCCGATGGATCTGATGCGGTCGGAGGCGATGCAGCTGGTGCAGGTCATCATCCCCACGGAGTCGGCGCACCTCACCGTCTCCTACCTCGGCGAACTCGGCCTCCTCCAGTTGAAAGAC ctTAACGCAGACAAGAGTCCTTTTCAACGAACATATGCTGCCCAG ATAAAAAGGTGTGGTGAAATGGCTCGCAAATTAAGATTTTTCAAAGAACAAATGTCCAAAGCTGGCATATCAACTTCTGCACAATTAACTGAAATTTCGTTGGACTTTGATGATTTGGAG ATAAAGCTTGGAGAACTGGAAGCTGAACTAGCTGAAGTTAATGCAAACAATGAAAAGTTAAAGCGGACCTACAATGAGCTGTTGGAGTACAGTACTGTTCTTCAAAAG GCTGGTGAATTTTTCTATTCGGCTCAAAGAAGTGCTGCGGCGCAACAGAGAGAAATGGAGGCAAATCAATCTGGTGAGAGTTCACTGGAGAGCCCTCTGCTGGAGCAG GATACGTTAACAGATGCATCAAAACAAGTGAAGCTTGGATCATTGAGTGGTCTTGTACCAAAGGAAAAGGCAATGGCTTTTGAACGCATCTTATTCCGTGCCACGAGGGGAAACATTTTCCTCAGACAAGAGTCTGTTGATGAACCTGTCACTGACCCAGTCTCTGGAGAAAAG GTTGCCAAAAATGCATTTGTTATTTTCTACTCTGGGGATAGAGCAAAAGCCAAAATTCTGAAGATATGTGATGCGTTCAACGCAAATCGCTACCCATTTCCAGAAGATGTTGCTAGACAATTACATGCTGTTCAGGAG GTATCTGCAAAGATATCAGAGTTAAAGGCAACAATTGACATGGGATTAGCACATCGTGACAATATATTGAAAAATATCGCGTCTGAGTTTGAGAATTGGAACCGTCTG GCAAATaaggaaaaaataatttacCACACTTTGAACATGTTGAGTGTTGATGTGACAAAGAAATGCTTAGTTGGTGAGGGCTGGAGTCCAGTTTTTGCAACAACTCAG ATCCAAGATGCGCTCCAGCGAGCTACTCTTGATAGCAAATCCCAAGTTGGTTCAATTTTTCAAGTTCTCAACACAACAGAATCTCCCCCGACATATTTCCAGacaaataagttcacttcggCTTTCCAGGAAATTGTTGATGCATACGG GATAGCCAAATATCAAGAAGCAAACCCTGGTGTATTCACTATTGTCACTTTTCCTTTCTTATTTGCTGTCATGTTTGGAGATTGGGGACATGGAATTTGCATATTGGTTTCGACACTCTATCTGATAATCCGAGAGAAGAAATTTGCTTCACAG AAACTTGGAGACATAATGGAGATGATGTTTGGTGGGCGCTATGTAATTATAATGATGGCACTCTTTTCAATCTATACAGGATTAATATACAATGAATTTTTCTCTGTTCCATTTGAGCTTTTTGGTAAATCTGCTTATGCATGCCGTGATCCTTCTTGTGG AGATGCTGCAACAGAAGGATTACTCAAGGTAAGACGGACATACCCTTTTGGTGTGGACCCTGTATGGCATGGCAGCCGCAGCGAGTTGCCGTTTCTCAACtcactgaagatgaagatgtcAATTCTTCTTGGAGTTGCACAAATGAACCTTGGAATTGTGATTAGTTACTTTAATGCGAAATTCTTCAGGAACAGTGTTAATGTGTG GTACCAGTTCATCCCCCAGCTGATCTTCTTGAACAGCTTATTTGGTTACTTATCCATGCTCATCATTATCAAGTGGAGCACGGGGGCAAAAGCAGATCTGTACCATACTATGATATATATGTTCCTCAGTCCAACAGATGAACTTGGGGAGAACCAATTATTTCCTGGACAGAAAACAGTGCAG CTTGTTTTACTTCTGCTTGCTCTGGTGTCTGTTCCCTGGATGCTGATCCCAAAGCCATTTTTCTTGAAGATGGAGCATGAGCGA AGGCATCAAGGACAACAATATGCAATGCTTCAGAGCACAGATGACTCAGTGGTAGCGGAGATGGGACATCATAATGGCTCGAACCACCATGAGGAGTTCGAGTTCAGTGAAGTTTTTGTTCACCAGTTGATCCACACAATTGAGTTTGTTCTTGGGGCAGTCTCAAATACAGCCTCATATCTTCGTCTCTGGGCTCTCAG TCTTGCACACTCGGAGTTGTCAAGTGTATTCTATGACAAGGTTCTCCTCCTAGCTTTCGG GTACAACAACATTCTTATCCGCATCGCTGGCATTACCATCTTCATCTGTGCGACAGTTGGTGTCTTGCTTGTTATGGAGACCCTAAGTGCATTCCTTCACGCCTTAAGGCTACATTGGGTGGAGTTCCAGAACAAATTCTATGAGGGCGATGGATACAAGTTTGCGCCCTTCTCTTTCGCACTGATCAGTGAAGAGGAAGACTGA
- the LOC107275939 gene encoding calcium-dependent lipid-binding protein produces the protein MGFISGVVMGMIIGVALIAGWSRAMARRAAKRSAKAADVNALASLDREDVKKICGENLPEWVSFPEYEQVKWLNKQLSKLWPFVEEAATMVIRDSVEPILDDYRPAGISSLKFSKLSLGTVPPKIEGIRIQSFKKGQITMDVDFRWGGDPNIVLAVDTLVASLPIQFKNLQVYTIIRVVFQLCDEIPCISAVVVALLAEPKPRIDYILKAVGGSLTAMPGLSDMIDDTVASLIADMLQWPHRIVVPLGGVDVDVSDLELKPHGKLTVTVVRAESLKNKELIGKSDPYVVLYIRPMFKEKTSVIDDNLNPEWNETFSLIAEDKETQHLILQVFDEDKLKQDKRLGIAKLPLNDLEMESVQEINLQLLSSLDTTKVKDKKDRGVLTIKVLYHPFTKAEALEALELEKKTVEERRKTKEETAAVSGAADAASGVTSTVTPAAGAGVAAGAAAPGAGATAAGSGVGLVGTGIGAVGSGIGAFGTGLSKAGKFVGRTVTGPFSSARRSASSVPTIDE, from the exons atgGGGTTCATATCGGGGGTGGTGATGGGAATGATCATCGGCGTCGCCCTCATCGCCGGCTGGTCGCGCGCGAtggctcgccgcgccgccaaaCGCAGTGCCAAG GCTGCAGATGTCAATGCACTTGCATCTCTCGACCGCGAAGACGTGAAGAAAATATGTGGAGAAAATCTCCCAGAATGGGTGTCATTCCCAGAGTATGAACAG GTTAAATGGCTCAACAAACAATTGAGCAAGCTTTGGCCTTTTGTTGAAGAG GCAGCAACTATGGTCATCAGGGATTCGGTGGAGCCTATACTTGATGATTACAGGCCGGCAGGGATATCCTCACTGAAGTTCAGCAAACTCTCCCTGGGGACTGTTCCTCCGAAAATTGAAG GCATTCGGATTCAGAGCTTCAAGAAAGGGCAAATTACAATGGACGTCGACTTTCGTTGGGGCGGGGATCCTAATATTGTCCTTGCAGTTGACACTCTAGTTGCTTCACTTCCCATTCAG TTCAAGAACCTTCAGGTTTACACCATCATCCGTGTCGTCTTCCAATTGTGTGATGAAATACCTTGCATCtctgctgttgttgttgctcTTCTGGCAGAG CCAAAACCAAGGATCGACTACATACTGAAGGCTGTCGGAGGAAGCCTGACAGCAATGCCTGGTCTTTCAGATATGATCGAC GACACCGTGGCATCTTTGATCGCTGACATGCTCCAATGGCCACACAGAATCGTCGTCCCACTGGGCGGAGTCGACGTCGACGTAAG TGACCTTGAGCTGAAGCCGCATGGGAAGCTGACGGTGACCGTGGTGCGCGCGGAGTCGCTCAAGAACAAGGAGCTGATCGGCAAGTCCGACCCGTACGTGGTGCTGTACATCCGCCCAATGTTCAAGGAGAAGACCAGCGTCATCGACGACAACCTCAACCCCGAGTGGAACGAGACGTTCTCGCTCATCGCCGAGGACAAGGAGACGCAGCATCTGATCCTTCAG GTGTTCGACGAGGACAAGCTGAAGCAAGACAAGAGGCTGGGCATAGCCAAGCTGCCCCTGAACGACCTGGAGATGGAGTCCGTGCAGGAGATCAACCTGCAGCTGCTGTCGTCGCTGGACACGACCAAGGTCAAGGACAAGAAGGACAGGGGCGTGCTCACCATCAAG GTGCTGTACCACCCGTTCACCAAGGCGGAGGCGCTCGAGGCGCTGGAGCTGGAGAAGAAGACGGTGGAggagcggcggaagaccaaggaggagacggcggccgtCAGCGGCGCCGCGGAcgcggcgagcggcgtgacGTCCACGGTGACCCCCGCGGCTGGGGCGGGCGTCGCTGCGGGAGCCGCCGCGCCCGGAgcgggcgccaccgccgccggctccggcgTGGGGCTGGTCGGCACGGGCATCGGCGCCGTGGGCAGCGGCATCGGAGCGTTCGGCACCGGCCTCAGCAAGGCTGGCAAGTTCGTCGGCCGGACCGTCACTGGCCCGTTCAGCAGCGCCAGGCGCAGCGCCAGCAGCGTGCCCACCATTGACGAATAA